From uncultured Desulfobacter sp., the proteins below share one genomic window:
- a CDS encoding ATP-binding protein, with the protein MAQETKNTEKKADSPGSTTKLLSGEFLNYRRIWLLSFVLTAAFAIIPVIFFAVLDYNLTRRSLENDAEARASRLASNTWRSLSFFLDERKNALSYVVRSNSFEQLENTQQLTKILIFLHQSFGGFTDIGIIDATGIQGAYAGPHELAGKDYKDQQWFKDTMAHGISVSDVFLGFRNVPHISIALRHTAPDNSYFIIRATIEHQLPQIISEVKTSGNGDAFLINAQGVLQTPSHHFGDVLEKANIDLPLATDQTRTMPITLEDGQELIAAFRDIPNTPFILVVLKSKQVIMSPWHTSQSTVIKYLGISISVVLLWIGAVTGYFVRRLKYLDLKRSKYFHMAEYENKMASIGRLAAGVAHEINNPLAIINEKAGLIKDMAHFKQELKEDPRLLEIVDVILASVKRCSRITRQLLSFGRQTQTKPVPLTLKSVLDEVLVFLVKEAQLKKIFIDIDVPETLPQIVGNRGKLQQVFLNIVNNAFAAMPKDGKLSISAQETEEPFVRIDISDSGCGISPENLKHIFEPFFSTKTNQGGTGLGLSITYGLIQELGGRIKVKSKVNEGTTFIIYLPTTIQKEE; encoded by the coding sequence ATGGCCCAGGAAACAAAGAATACCGAAAAAAAAGCAGATAGCCCAGGCTCAACCACCAAACTGCTTTCGGGAGAATTCCTCAATTACCGGCGGATATGGCTGCTCTCCTTTGTGCTGACAGCTGCATTTGCCATTATTCCTGTTATCTTTTTTGCTGTCCTGGATTACAACCTGACCCGGCGGTCTCTTGAAAATGATGCCGAGGCCAGAGCTTCCCGACTGGCCTCAAATACCTGGCGTTCACTCTCCTTTTTTTTAGATGAACGAAAAAATGCATTAAGCTACGTGGTGCGGTCCAATTCCTTTGAGCAGCTTGAAAACACACAGCAATTAACAAAAATTTTAATTTTTTTACACCAAAGCTTTGGTGGCTTTACGGATATCGGCATTATTGACGCCACCGGCATTCAAGGTGCCTATGCGGGTCCCCATGAGTTAGCAGGTAAAGACTACAAGGATCAGCAATGGTTTAAGGACACCATGGCCCATGGGATTTCCGTAAGTGATGTATTTTTAGGATTCCGAAACGTTCCCCATATTTCCATTGCCCTGCGCCATACGGCTCCGGACAACAGCTATTTCATCATCCGGGCCACCATTGAACACCAGTTACCCCAGATTATATCCGAAGTTAAAACATCGGGAAACGGGGATGCCTTTTTGATCAATGCCCAAGGTGTGCTTCAAACGCCTTCTCACCATTTCGGGGATGTGCTTGAAAAAGCAAACATTGACTTACCTCTGGCCACTGACCAAACCCGCACGATGCCCATTACATTAGAAGATGGACAGGAGTTGATCGCGGCGTTCCGGGACATCCCCAATACACCATTTATCCTGGTGGTGCTAAAATCCAAGCAGGTGATCATGTCCCCCTGGCATACCAGCCAGTCAACAGTGATCAAGTACTTAGGGATAAGCATATCTGTCGTCCTTTTATGGATTGGTGCAGTGACCGGTTATTTTGTCCGGCGTCTAAAATACTTAGACCTGAAACGTTCCAAATATTTTCATATGGCTGAATATGAAAACAAAATGGCATCCATCGGCCGCCTTGCCGCAGGCGTGGCCCATGAGATCAATAATCCTCTGGCAATTATCAATGAAAAGGCAGGACTTATAAAGGATATGGCCCATTTTAAGCAGGAACTCAAAGAGGATCCAAGACTTCTTGAAATTGTGGATGTCATCCTTGCTTCGGTGAAACGGTGCAGCAGAATTACTCGCCAACTGCTCAGTTTCGGTCGCCAGACCCAGACAAAGCCAGTGCCGTTAACCCTTAAATCCGTCCTTGATGAAGTGCTGGTGTTTCTGGTAAAAGAGGCACAGTTGAAAAAAATTTTTATTGATATAGATGTGCCTGAGACCCTGCCCCAAATCGTTGGCAACCGGGGTAAGCTGCAACAGGTTTTTTTAAACATAGTCAATAACGCATTTGCAGCTATGCCCAAAGACGGCAAGCTTTCCATCAGTGCACAAGAAACGGAGGAACCCTTTGTCCGCATTGACATAAGCGATAGTGGATGTGGTATTTCCCCTGAAAACCTTAAACATATTTTTGAGCCTTTTTTCTCCACAAAAACCAACCAAGGCGGTACGGGACTAGGGCTTTCTATCACCTACGGCCTTATTCAGGAATTGGGGGGACGAATTAAAGTAAAAAGCAAGGTTAACGAGGGCACAACATTTATAATCTATCTGCCCACAACAATACAAAAAGAAGAGTAA
- a CDS encoding response regulator encodes MSILTFFSGSYCGKASIISDVIDQSGFKLLTDKELVASASEQSGMPEKKIAKSFLDKTSVFNKFTHEKERAIAYLRLAAAECMSQDEIMIEGFTSLLIPASISHALRICLIADKASRIEQAMKEHNISEKEASSLISKSDETTSAWSNTLYKIADPWDASLYDMILPTDKMTKDEAVALILENLKNEVIQPTKASKKAAEDFALAARVEVALSKEGHAVGVSARDGLVTLTINTNVLLLGKLEEELKNIVQQVEGVSSVETRIGKGFYQADIYRRFDFQVPSKVLLVDDEREFVQTLSERLQMRDMGSAIAYDGESALNLVEADEPDVMILDLKMPGIDGIEVLKKVKASRPNIEVIILTGHGSDADRDICMKLGAFAYLQKPVDIEELSRNLEAANEKIRQKQ; translated from the coding sequence ATGTCTATACTGACATTTTTCAGCGGTTCATATTGCGGCAAAGCGTCAATCATTTCAGATGTTATTGATCAAAGCGGATTTAAACTGCTGACAGACAAAGAACTGGTCGCTTCGGCCAGCGAGCAGTCCGGAATGCCCGAAAAGAAAATTGCCAAATCTTTTCTTGATAAAACATCAGTGTTTAATAAATTTACCCATGAAAAAGAGCGAGCCATTGCCTACCTGCGTCTTGCTGCGGCAGAGTGCATGTCCCAGGATGAAATCATGATTGAAGGATTTACAAGCCTTTTAATCCCTGCATCCATAAGCCATGCATTAAGGATCTGTTTAATTGCAGACAAGGCTTCTCGCATTGAACAGGCCATGAAAGAACACAACATAAGTGAAAAAGAGGCGTCAAGTCTGATATCAAAAAGCGATGAAACAACCAGTGCATGGTCCAATACACTTTATAAAATTGCAGATCCCTGGGATGCTTCCCTTTACGACATGATATTGCCCACGGACAAGATGACCAAAGATGAAGCTGTCGCCCTGATTCTTGAAAACTTAAAAAATGAAGTCATCCAGCCCACCAAGGCATCTAAAAAGGCCGCCGAAGACTTTGCCCTGGCTGCACGGGTGGAGGTCGCATTGTCCAAAGAAGGCCATGCGGTTGGCGTCAGTGCCAGGGACGGACTGGTTACCCTGACCATCAATACCAATGTTCTTTTGTTAGGAAAGCTTGAAGAAGAGCTTAAAAATATAGTACAACAAGTTGAAGGGGTATCTTCGGTTGAAACCCGGATCGGCAAGGGGTTTTACCAGGCGGACATCTACCGCAGATTTGATTTTCAGGTACCCTCAAAAGTTCTATTGGTTGACGACGAACGAGAATTTGTCCAGACCCTTTCCGAAAGACTGCAGATGCGTGATATGGGATCCGCCATTGCCTATGACGGTGAATCCGCTCTTAATCTTGTGGAAGCCGATGAGCCCGATGTAATGATTCTGGATCTGAAAATGCCCGGCATTGACGGTATTGAAGTTCTTAAAAAAGTCAAGGCATCCAGACCGAATATCGAAGTCATCATCCTAACAGGTCATGGGTCGGACGCGGACAGGGATATTTGTATGAAACTTGGCGCATTTGCCTATCTGCAAAAACCTGTGGATATAGAAGAGTTGAGCCGGAATCTGGAGGCTGCCAATGAAAAAATCCGGCAGAAACAATAA
- a CDS encoding SulP family inorganic anion transporter — MLTKILPFIEWFKDYSLAKFKIDFVAGLTVALVLIPQSMAYAQLAGLPAYYGLYAAFLPPMIASLFGSSRQLATGPVAVVSLMTAASLEPLASAGSEAFIAYAIVLALTVGIFQLLLGVLRLGLIVNFLSHPVVNGFTNAAAIIIGTSQLSKLFGVYVDKAPHHYETIIRVIEGAFHYTHLPTLAMGILSIAIMVGLKRLNPRLPFVLAAVAITTIISWATGFQHNETTTLSQIMDEKVQQDVQEFNLTVQSIKDLSVERTKLTAKIESSHHAPKLEQLDLQYQSTVLTARIDAAKAKASEIRTHLREIHFSAVEDAGKGIVFYKKESPMPDTRLDDRVYRIRMGNKAVDTQTITLSGGGAVVGDIPKGLPKIGIPEINISVFLQLLPYAIIISLLGFMEAIAIAKAMAAKTGQRLDPNQELIGQGLSNILGSFGKSYPVSGSFSRSAVNLQAGAVSGLSSVITSLMVIITLLFFTPLLYHLPQAVLASVIMMAVIGLVNVSGFVHAWHAQWYDGVISVITFVVTLAVAPHLESGIYIGVGLSLAVFLYKSMRPKISLLSRGQDQALKDSCVHELATCEHIQLIRFEGPLFFANASYLEDEINDRIQASTNLKHFIIACNGINDIDASGQEALALIIQRLRSAGYGVSLSGVNDAVYRVLARTHLLEEIGMHNIYPTMETALSSVHPQTHTNSTEDECPLLVNCLEPQATK; from the coding sequence ATGTTAACCAAAATACTGCCGTTCATAGAGTGGTTCAAGGATTATTCCCTAGCCAAATTCAAAATTGATTTTGTGGCAGGGCTCACGGTGGCCCTGGTACTTATCCCGCAGTCCATGGCCTATGCCCAGTTGGCCGGCCTACCCGCCTATTACGGCCTTTACGCAGCGTTTCTCCCCCCCATGATAGCTTCTTTGTTCGGGTCCAGCCGCCAGCTGGCAACCGGTCCTGTGGCCGTGGTCTCCTTGATGACCGCAGCAAGTCTTGAACCTTTGGCATCAGCTGGAAGTGAAGCCTTTATTGCCTATGCAATTGTCCTGGCTCTCACTGTCGGTATTTTCCAGCTGCTGCTTGGTGTGCTTCGCTTAGGCCTTATTGTTAATTTTCTGTCCCATCCTGTTGTTAACGGTTTTACCAATGCTGCGGCAATTATTATCGGAACCTCCCAGCTGTCCAAGCTGTTCGGTGTATATGTTGATAAGGCGCCTCACCACTATGAAACCATTATCCGGGTGATTGAAGGTGCCTTTCACTACACCCATCTGCCCACCCTTGCCATGGGGATTTTATCCATTGCCATCATGGTGGGCTTAAAACGCCTGAATCCAAGACTTCCTTTCGTACTTGCTGCGGTTGCCATCACCACGATCATTTCCTGGGCCACCGGATTTCAGCATAATGAAACCACAACGCTTTCCCAGATCATGGATGAAAAGGTTCAACAGGACGTCCAGGAATTTAATCTAACCGTTCAATCCATCAAGGATTTAAGTGTTGAACGGACAAAACTTACAGCCAAGATAGAAAGCAGCCATCACGCACCCAAACTTGAACAACTGGATCTACAATACCAGTCCACCGTGCTTACAGCGAGAATAGATGCAGCCAAAGCCAAAGCGTCTGAAATTCGCACCCACCTTCGGGAGATTCACTTCAGTGCTGTTGAGGATGCGGGTAAAGGCATTGTGTTCTATAAAAAAGAGAGCCCGATGCCCGATACCAGACTGGATGACAGAGTATATCGTATCCGGATGGGCAATAAAGCCGTTGATACACAGACCATAACACTGTCCGGCGGCGGTGCGGTGGTCGGTGACATCCCCAAAGGGCTTCCAAAGATAGGAATACCCGAAATCAACATTTCCGTGTTCCTTCAACTTTTGCCCTATGCCATTATTATCTCACTGCTCGGGTTTATGGAAGCCATTGCCATTGCCAAAGCCATGGCAGCCAAAACCGGCCAAAGGCTTGACCCCAACCAGGAACTTATCGGCCAGGGTCTTTCCAATATCCTGGGCTCTTTTGGCAAAAGTTATCCGGTGTCCGGCTCTTTTTCCAGAAGTGCCGTTAATCTCCAGGCCGGTGCTGTTTCAGGTCTTTCCAGTGTTATCACAAGTCTTATGGTTATCATCACGTTGCTGTTTTTTACACCATTGCTTTACCATTTGCCCCAGGCAGTGCTTGCTTCGGTTATCATGATGGCGGTTATCGGACTTGTCAATGTTTCGGGTTTTGTTCATGCCTGGCATGCCCAGTGGTATGACGGTGTGATTTCCGTGATAACCTTTGTTGTGACCCTTGCTGTGGCACCCCATCTTGAAAGCGGCATTTATATCGGAGTCGGCCTGTCCCTGGCCGTATTCTTATACAAGAGCATGCGTCCCAAAATCAGTCTTCTTTCCAGGGGCCAGGATCAGGCGCTCAAAGATTCCTGCGTGCATGAACTTGCCACCTGTGAGCACATCCAGCTGATCCGTTTTGAAGGTCCGCTGTTTTTTGCCAATGCCAGTTACCTTGAAGATGAAATAAACGACCGGATTCAGGCATCAACCAACCTAAAACACTTTATTATCGCATGTAACGGCATCAACGATATTGATGCCTCGGGTCAGGAAGCGCTGGCCTTGATTATTCAGCGTTTGAGAAGTGCCGGATACGGCGTGTCGTTAAGTGGGGTCAATGATGCGGTTTACCGGGTACTTGCACGTACCCATCTGCTTGAAGAGATTGGAATGCATAACATTTATCCCACCATGGAAACTGCGCTTTCAAGCGTTCATCCACAGACCCATACCAACTCCACAGAAGATGAATGCCCATTACTCGTAAACTGCCTGGAGCCCCAAGCAACAAAATAA
- a CDS encoding TetR/AcrR family transcriptional regulator, with amino-acid sequence MSKKDAILQAATVLFSKNGFKETSTADLAKMINVAEGTIFYHFKTKDGLFLAVLEKTKKMILEEFDAYMGNQNFDSGMGMIERAVSFHLFLAGKMENQFLLLHRYYPYHLAESVPQCRRYLEAIYDCLVSIYEDGIEMGIKDGSIDPLPTRKTALIIFSMVDGVVRFKTYNLYNANALFNELVNSCRRMLKT; translated from the coding sequence ATGTCCAAAAAAGATGCCATACTGCAGGCTGCCACTGTGCTGTTTTCCAAAAATGGGTTCAAAGAAACCTCCACCGCTGATCTGGCAAAAATGATCAATGTGGCCGAAGGAACCATTTTTTATCACTTCAAGACAAAAGACGGATTGTTCTTGGCAGTTCTTGAAAAGACCAAAAAAATGATTCTGGAAGAATTTGACGCCTATATGGGAAACCAGAATTTTGACAGCGGCATGGGCATGATTGAACGTGCGGTATCCTTCCATTTATTTTTGGCCGGCAAGATGGAGAACCAATTTCTTCTTTTGCACAGGTACTACCCCTACCATCTGGCAGAGTCAGTACCCCAGTGCCGCAGGTATCTGGAAGCCATTTACGACTGTCTTGTGTCCATCTATGAAGACGGTATCGAAATGGGGATAAAGGATGGCTCCATTGATCCTTTGCCTACCCGCAAAACCGCATTGATTATCTTTTCCATGGTGGACGGGGTAGTCCGGTTTAAAACGTACAATCTGTATAACGCCAATGCACTGTTCAATGAATTGGTAAACTCCTGCAGGCGCATGCTAAAGACTTAA
- the argJ gene encoding bifunctional glutamate N-acetyltransferase/amino-acid acetyltransferase ArgJ: MKGFKFAGICAGIKKNRSLDLGLIYSEKPASAAALFTQNQVVAAPVLLGRKTMEKGMLQAIMVNSGNANCFTGEQGIAHAQQCVELVAKALNVDPGLVLVSSTGVIGAPLPVDKIEAKIPEAVKSLDSCTIVDFATAILTTDTCTKMVSRNGKINTSGEETSFTIMGVAKGSGMIRPDMATMLSYIFTDADISGSLLKQALIHAASRSFNRITVDGDTSTNDTLVCMANGEGQAVIDNDEALGVFQAVLDEICYELAKRIVKDGEGATKVASITVKGALTQQDAFAAAEAIAHSPLTKTAIYGQDPNWGRITAAAGRSGATVDQNKMDLYFGDIMLVQNGQWQGKAVEKEAAEIMKQDEISIVLDLNLGEGQDQFLFCDFSENYVKINADYRS, from the coding sequence ATGAAAGGCTTTAAATTTGCCGGAATCTGTGCCGGAATTAAAAAAAACAGATCCTTGGATCTTGGCCTGATCTATTCGGAAAAACCTGCAAGTGCCGCAGCATTGTTCACACAAAACCAGGTGGTTGCCGCCCCTGTTCTTCTTGGTAGAAAAACCATGGAAAAGGGTATGCTCCAGGCAATAATGGTCAATTCAGGCAATGCCAACTGTTTTACCGGTGAACAGGGCATCGCCCATGCACAGCAATGCGTTGAACTTGTGGCCAAAGCCCTTAACGTTGACCCGGGACTCGTATTGGTCTCGTCCACCGGTGTGATCGGTGCGCCCTTGCCCGTGGATAAAATTGAAGCCAAAATTCCGGAAGCCGTGAAAAGTCTTGATTCTTGTACTATTGTGGATTTTGCCACCGCTATCCTTACCACAGATACTTGCACCAAAATGGTGTCCCGTAATGGAAAAATAAATACATCCGGGGAGGAAACAAGTTTTACCATTATGGGGGTTGCCAAAGGTTCCGGCATGATTCGGCCGGATATGGCCACCATGCTTTCCTATATCTTTACTGATGCTGATATCTCAGGCAGCCTGCTCAAACAGGCACTGATCCATGCCGCGTCCCGTTCCTTTAACCGGATTACGGTGGACGGGGATACCAGCACAAACGATACCCTTGTATGCATGGCCAATGGGGAAGGGCAGGCAGTGATTGACAATGATGAAGCCCTTGGGGTATTCCAGGCGGTTTTAGATGAGATTTGCTATGAGCTTGCTAAACGGATTGTCAAAGACGGAGAGGGTGCCACAAAGGTTGCCTCTATTACGGTGAAAGGTGCATTAACCCAGCAGGATGCATTTGCAGCGGCCGAAGCCATTGCCCATTCCCCCCTGACAAAAACCGCAATTTACGGCCAGGACCCCAACTGGGGCCGGATCACTGCTGCTGCCGGCAGGTCCGGGGCCACGGTGGATCAGAATAAAATGGATTTGTATTTTGGTGATATCATGCTGGTTCAAAATGGTCAGTGGCAGGGAAAAGCTGTGGAAAAAGAGGCCGCAGAAATAATGAAACAAGATGAGATCAGCATTGTTCTGGATCTTAATCTTGGAGAAGGCCAGGATCAGTTCTTGTTCTGTGACTTCAGTGAAAATTATGTGAAAATTAATGCCGACTATAGATCCTGA
- a CDS encoding pseudouridine synthase has product MPTIDPETVQGIRLQKLLAHSGLCSRRKAETLILEGRVSVNGTVVNALGTKADPAKDKVCLDGKQVPYTSNKKREYTYLAVNKPKGVVTTCSQKNAKIILDLVTVKQRVYPVGRLDKDSVGLVLLTDDGDLHNRLSHPSHDHEKEYLVYAARPVSDQDLTAMAKGMVIDGKKTRQARVRRVSENGFKIILKQGLNRQIRKMVGKTGNQVTMLKRIRMANIRLGSLAPGKWRHLTEKEVKTLRQ; this is encoded by the coding sequence ATGCCGACTATAGATCCTGAAACAGTGCAAGGCATCCGGCTGCAAAAACTTTTAGCCCATAGCGGGCTTTGTTCGCGCAGAAAAGCAGAAACACTGATCCTTGAGGGCAGGGTGTCAGTGAATGGAACGGTGGTAAACGCACTTGGTACCAAGGCAGATCCGGCAAAAGATAAGGTATGTCTGGACGGCAAGCAGGTCCCCTATACATCAAACAAAAAACGCGAATATACCTATCTTGCCGTAAACAAACCCAAAGGGGTGGTGACAACCTGCAGTCAGAAAAATGCAAAAATTATTTTGGACCTTGTGACTGTCAAACAAAGGGTCTATCCCGTTGGGCGGCTGGATAAGGATTCCGTGGGGCTCGTTTTGCTCACCGATGACGGTGATTTGCATAACCGGTTATCCCACCCCTCCCATGACCATGAAAAAGAGTATCTGGTGTATGCCGCCCGGCCTGTAAGCGACCAGGATTTGACTGCCATGGCCAAGGGCATGGTAATCGACGGAAAAAAAACCCGGCAGGCCAGGGTTCGCCGGGTTTCTGAAAACGGATTTAAAATTATTTTAAAGCAGGGGTTAAATCGTCAGATTCGGAAAATGGTGGGCAAAACCGGCAATCAGGTGACCATGCTCAAACGGATTCGCATGGCCAATATTCGTCTTGGCAGTCTGGCTCCCGGAAAATGGCGACATCTCACTGAAAAAGAGGTGAAAACCCTAAGACAATGA
- a CDS encoding tryptophan--tRNA ligase encodes MKNADYLTGITTSGTPHLGNYVGAIRPAVESSKNPDLTSYYFLADYHSLIKNHDPKKRKTSTLEIAAAWIALGLDYDNCVFYRQSDIPEIPELTWILTCLTAKGLMNRAHAYKAAVQENEEQERKDPDQGVTMGLFSYPILMAADILMFNAAKVPVGKDQIQHLEMTRDIAARFNHTYKELFVLPEVVVDETAAVLSGLDGRKMSKSYNNFIPLFDTEKRLRKMIMKIQTNSLEPDEPKDPDTCTLFSIYRAFATEEQTQDLARRYREGIAWGAMKQELFEYINDILKEPRQRYEELMANPKDIEDILKKGAIRAREYSVPFLDKVRKSVGIQSLS; translated from the coding sequence ATGAAAAACGCAGACTATTTAACCGGTATTACCACCTCTGGAACCCCCCACCTCGGCAATTATGTGGGGGCGATTCGTCCGGCCGTTGAATCCAGTAAAAATCCGGACCTGACCTCCTATTATTTTCTGGCAGATTACCATTCCCTGATCAAAAACCATGATCCAAAAAAACGAAAGACATCCACCCTGGAAATTGCAGCAGCCTGGATTGCGCTAGGGCTGGATTACGACAATTGCGTATTTTACCGCCAGTCTGATATTCCTGAAATTCCGGAACTGACCTGGATTTTAACTTGCCTGACCGCCAAAGGACTGATGAACCGGGCCCATGCATACAAGGCGGCAGTTCAGGAAAATGAAGAGCAGGAAAGAAAAGATCCGGACCAGGGCGTCACCATGGGCCTTTTTTCCTACCCCATTCTCATGGCCGCCGACATCCTCATGTTTAATGCCGCCAAGGTCCCCGTGGGCAAAGATCAAATCCAGCACCTTGAAATGACAAGAGATATCGCGGCAAGATTCAATCACACATACAAGGAATTGTTTGTTCTCCCCGAGGTGGTTGTGGATGAAACGGCGGCTGTGCTTTCAGGTCTTGACGGACGCAAGATGAGTAAAAGCTACAACAATTTTATTCCGCTGTTTGATACGGAAAAACGGTTGCGCAAAATGATCATGAAGATCCAGACCAACTCTTTGGAGCCCGATGAACCCAAAGATCCCGATACCTGCACCTTGTTTTCAATTTACCGGGCTTTTGCCACCGAGGAGCAAACCCAAGACCTGGCCCGGCGGTACCGGGAAGGAATCGCCTGGGGTGCCATGAAACAGGAGTTGTTTGAATACATCAACGATATTTTAAAAGAACCCAGACAGCGGTACGAAGAACTGATGGCAAATCCCAAAGATATTGAAGATATTTTGAAAAAAGGGGCCATTCGAGCCAGGGAATATTCCGTGCCCTTCCTGGATAAAGTCAGAAAGAGCGTAGGTATTCAATCATTGTCTTAG
- a CDS encoding diguanylate cyclase gives MKILIAEDDPIFKAILENNLKKWGYQVTSTSDGRQAWDIISKPGCPNLVISDWMMPEMDGLQLCRNMRAQAAPRYIYFILLTAKGEQQDILQGLEAGVDDYLTKPIDYMELKYRIHIGERIIRLEEKVLELARKDSLTDTLNRRAFMEKLDEELERAARNKVPLSLLMTDIDHFKQVNDQYGHIAGDRVLKQFVAQMAKIIRPYDFIGRYGGEEFILCLPDCSISHGRDIAERMRSKIETTAMHISQSRPPIHITSSFGVSSFTSTNEQTAESLIKNADDALYSAKNKGRNCVRMAQP, from the coding sequence ATGAAAATTTTAATCGCTGAAGATGACCCCATATTCAAAGCTATTCTTGAAAACAACCTTAAAAAATGGGGGTACCAAGTTACATCCACCTCTGACGGCCGCCAGGCTTGGGATATCATCAGCAAGCCCGGCTGTCCAAACCTGGTCATTTCCGACTGGATGATGCCTGAAATGGACGGCCTGCAGCTTTGCCGCAACATGCGGGCCCAAGCGGCACCCAGGTACATCTATTTCATTCTTCTTACAGCCAAAGGCGAGCAGCAGGACATCCTCCAGGGCCTTGAAGCCGGGGTCGACGATTATTTAACTAAGCCCATTGACTATATGGAACTCAAATACCGTATCCATATCGGTGAACGGATCATCCGGCTGGAGGAAAAAGTGCTTGAACTTGCCCGAAAAGATTCATTGACAGATACCTTGAATCGCAGGGCGTTTATGGAGAAACTGGACGAGGAGCTTGAACGGGCAGCCCGTAACAAGGTTCCTTTATCTTTGCTCATGACCGACATAGACCATTTCAAGCAGGTGAATGACCAGTACGGCCACATTGCAGGAGATCGGGTGCTCAAACAGTTTGTGGCCCAAATGGCCAAGATCATACGGCCCTATGATTTTATTGGCCGATATGGCGGAGAGGAGTTCATTCTATGTTTGCCGGACTGTTCTATCAGCCATGGCCGGGACATTGCAGAACGAATGAGAAGCAAAATTGAAACGACTGCTATGCACATATCACAAAGCCGCCCCCCCATCCATATCACCTCAAGTTTCGGTGTTTCATCATTTACCTCTACCAACGAACAGACTGCGGAATCGCTAATTAAAAATGCTGACGACGCTCTGTATTCGGCAAAAAATAAAGGCAGAAATTGTGTGCGCATGGCACAACCATAA